One stretch of Chloroflexota bacterium DNA includes these proteins:
- a CDS encoding TIGR04076 family protein codes for MAKQYEVIAKVVSQKGTCAAEHKVGDEFLIGDQTPKGMCSWAFETVFPFAAVLQFGGSFPWEKDDPSKTTVACPDPGNPVVFELRRLKK; via the coding sequence ATGGCAAAACAGTACGAGGTAATAGCAAAGGTAGTGAGCCAGAAGGGGACTTGTGCTGCGGAGCACAAGGTAGGTGATGAGTTCCTCATTGGGGACCAGACGCCAAAGGGCATGTGCTCCTGGGCGTTTGAGACTGTCTTTCCCTTTGCCGCGGTCTTGCAGTTTGGCGGCTCTTTCCCCTGGGAAAAGGACGACCCGAGCAAGACCACAGTTGCCTGCCCTGATCCTGGGAACCCGGTGGTCTTCGAACTGAGGCGACTGAAGAAGTAG